The following coding sequences are from one Diachasmimorpha longicaudata isolate KC_UGA_2023 chromosome 6, iyDiaLong2, whole genome shotgun sequence window:
- the LOC135163769 gene encoding coronin-7 isoform X3, protein MAWRFKASKYKNATPIVPKPEACIRDICVGSYQTYGNNIAASAAFMAFNVDHNGSSLAVLPLEDCGRKSKTMPLLHAHADTVTDMDFSPFHDGLLATGSQDCLVKLWHIPEAGLEESLCNPEGTFSHRQRRVEVVRWHPTAEHLLTTVSYTNLSLWDVVSQQELFSNNEHSEVIQSVSWKYDGSLLATSCKDKQVRIIDPRGSKSIVHTCPSHQSIKDSRIVWLGNSDRILTTGFDAARLRQVYIRDLRNLSDPVKTLELDCSTGILMPLFDQDTNMLFLAGKGDTTIFYMEVTDKDPFLVEGIRHSGEQTKGVSLVPKRALNVMQAEVNRVLQLTSNMVIPIMYQVPRKSYRDFHGDIYPDTAGCIAQNTADAWIKGHNAPVPKISLDPAKRAKGEEPITPRLGPKPFQAKSGSQEFSFDKVFSVPVAPNTDTNGYSADSHPIIDSTPPDADKSPTFDSERIKESENGKSDSSSMEEDANSSDSGYKPKTPSTAERRKLFETKVKDESPENEETPGSLERGGLNRNSIAERRRLYESRSVSVTDGNLAEKAMGSPTALRRRDSFKSKSEVLKDDEKGNHDKKIPMLRQQSMDPRLEKPEPITTPTPKRTSTVFGRVSKFRHLKGTPGHKSTHIENIRNISRQISGECDGFHANSDRVAVPLSGPGGKIAVLELKKTGRLPDGVMPALVHGATVMDFAWDPFDNQRLAVACDDGIIRLWEVPAGGLMEPTNEPKFTVEAHTDKIYLIKYHPLAADVLASASYDTTVKIWDLSRMEEGAVARITLGGHTDQIFSLAWSPCGQYLATACKDGKLRVYKPRSCDSPINEGKGPVGTRGARVVWALDGRFLLAIGFDKVSERQIMMFKPDKLNSPLNTVGLDVSPAILMPFYDEDSSTLLLTGRGDSTIYAFEVTEEAPYICPLSHHRCASLHQGLSFLSKNKCDVASVEFASALRLTNNTIEPLSFTVPRIKSELFQDDLFPPTRVTWRASMSAGEWFSGANKQATRVSLKPPGMDCLSENQGSGIVTAPVAAKGQFAVSQQPFGRLNSNEWYKAKHDEIQKNMSNSLGEMIQCSLEQDHMEGVEEHEWDD, encoded by the exons atggctTGGCGATTCAAGGCGTCAAAATACAAGAATGCAACGCCAATAGTGCCAAAGCCAGAGGCATGCATTCGTGATATATGCGTCGGGTCTTATCAGACCTATGGCAACAACATCGCAGCGTCCGCTGCATTTATGGCATTCAATGTTGATCACAATG GATCTAGTCTGGCTGTTTTGCCACTGGAGGACTGCGGAAGGAAGAGCAAAACAATGCCCCTTCTTCATGCACACGCTGACACTGTCACTGATATGGATTTTTCACCATTTCACGATGGATTATTGGCAACTGGCTCCCAGGATTGTCTCGTTAAATTGTGGCACATCCCCGAGGCTGGACTCGAGGAGTCTCTCTGCAATCCTGAGGGTACATTTTCACACAGACAGAGACGAGTCGAGGTTGTACGCTGGCATCCCACCGCTGAACATCTACTGACCACTGTTTCTTATACTAATTTGTCACTCTGGGATGTCGTGTCGCAACAGGAACTCTTCT CAAACAACGAACATTCCGAGGTGATTCAATCAGTCAGCTGGAAGTACGACGGCTCCCTCCTCGCCACCTCCTGCAAGGACAAGCAAGTTCGCATTATCGATCCACGAGGATCAAAATCAATCGTACACACGTGCCCCAGCCATCAAAGTATCAAAGACTCTCGCATTGTCTGGCTGGGGAACAGTGACAGAATATTGACAACTGGCTTTGACGCCGCCCGGCTGCGTCAGGTTTACATCAGGGACCTCAGGAATCTCTCCGACCCTGTGAAAACACTGGAGCTGGACTGCAGCACTGGTATCCTCATGCCACTGTTCGACCAGGACACCAACATGCTGTTCCTGGCAGGCAAGGGGGATACCACCATTTTCTATATGGAAGTCACTGATAAGGATCCATTTTTGGTGGAGGGCATTCGCCACAGTGGGGAACAAACCAAGGGCGTCTCTTTGGTGCCCAAACGTGCACTCAATGTCATGCAGGCTGAGGTTAATAGGGTGCTGCAGTTGACATCAAATATGGTCATTCCAATTATGTATCAGGTGCCAAGAAAG TCGTACAGAGACTTTCACGGTGACATTTATCCAGACACAGCCGGTTGCATTGCTCAAAATACTGCTGATGCATGGATCAAGGGTCACAATGCCCCAGTTCCAAAAATATCCTTGGATCCTGCCAAACGTGCTAAAGGAGAGGAGCCAATAACA CCGCGTCTGGGTCCTAAGCCCTTCCAAGCCAAATCCGGAAGCCAGGAGTTCTCTTTCGACAAGGTCTTCTCAGTCCCAGTAGCCCCAAACACCGATACAAACGGCTATTCCGCAGATTCTCATCCGATTATAGACAGCACACCACCGGACGCCGACAAATCCCCGACATTCGACAGCGAGCGAATTAAAGAGTCCGAGAACGGCAAGAGTGACTCCTCGTCAATGGAGGAGGACGCCAACTCCAGTGACTCCGGCTACAAACCGAAGACGCCGAGTACCGCTGAGCGTCGCAAATTATTCGAGACGAAAGTGAAGGACGAGTCGCCGGAGAATGAGGAGACACCCGGGAGCTTAGAGCGCGGTGGACTCAACAGAAATTCAATAGCCGAGCGCCGAAGACTCTATGAGAGCAGATCGGTCTCTGTAACCGATGGGAATCTAGCGGAGAAGGCAATGGGCTCGCCCACGGCCCTTCGTCGGAGGGACTCCTTCAAGTCCAAGTCCGAGGTCCTCAAGGACGACGAGAAGG GTAATCacgacaaaaaaattcccatgcTTCGACAGCAGAGTATGGATCCCCGTCTGGAGAAGCCCGAGCCAATAACAACTCCCACCCCAAAAAGAACATCAACAGTTTTCGGAAGAGTTTCAAAATTTCGTCATCTAAAGGGTACACCCGGTCACAAATCAACGCACATCGAGAACATCAGAAACATAAGTCGACAGATATCAGGGGAGTGCGATGGTTTTCACGCCAATTCCGACAGAGTGGCCGTTCCACTGAGTGGTCCAGGTGGCAAAATAGCTGTTCTCGAGTTGAAGAAAACTGGAAGACTACCCGATGGTGTGATGCCAGCTCTCGTACATGGTGCCACTGTCATGGATTTTGCATGGGATCCCTTCGACAATCAGAGGCTAGCAGTTGCCTGTGACGACGGTATCATCAGATTATGGGAGGTGCCGGCTGGTGGGCTGATGGAGCCAACTAATGAGCCCAAGTTCACGGTTGAGGCTCACACTGATAAAATTTATCTGATTAAGTATCATCCACTGGCAGCTGATGTCCTCGCTTCGGCGTCTTATGACACGACTGTTAAAATCTGGGATCTCTCGAGGATGGAGGAGGGGGCAGTGGCTAGAATCACCCTGGGAGGGCACACCGATCAGATCTTCAGTCTTGCTTGGTCACCATGTGGGCAGTATCTGGCGACTGCTTGCAAGGATGGCAAACTGAGGGTTTACAAACCCAGATCTTGTGACAGTCCCATCAATGAGGGAAAGGGCCCAGTGGGAACAAGGGGCGCCAGGGTTGTCTGGGCTCTAGATGGTCGGTTTCTCCTTGCTATCGGCTTCGACAAGGTCTCGGAGAGGCAGATCATGATGTTCAAACCggataaattgaattctccTCTCAATACAGTGGGCCTTGATGTCTCACCAGCAATTCTCATGCCATTTTACGACGAGGACAGTTCCACACTTCTACTTACGGGACGTGGTGACTCGACCATTTACGCGTTTGAAGTCACTGAGGAGGCCCCCTACATCTGCCCACTCAGCCATCATCGATGTGCCAGCCTTCATCAGGGCTTGTCCTTTCTGTCCAAGAACAAATGCGATGTTGCCAGCGTGGAGTTTGCATCTGCTCTGAGGCTCACCAACAACACGATAGAACCACTCAGCTTCACTGTACCCAGGATTAAGAGCGAACTCTTTCAGGATGATCTCTTTCCCCCCACCAGGGTTACATGGAGAGCCAGCATGAGTGCTGGGGAGTGGTTCAGTGGGGCCAATAAACAGGCCACGAGGGTCAGCTTGAAGCCACCTGGAATGGACTGTCTCTCGGAGAATCAGGGCTCTGGCATTGTCACTGCTCCTGTTGCGGCTAAGGGACAATTCGCTGTGTCACAGCAGCCATTTGGCAGACTCAACTCCAATGAGTGGTACAAGGCTAAGCATGATGAG ATCCAAAAGAACATGAGCAACAGTCTGGGGGAGATGATACAATGCTCGCTCGAGCAGGACCACATGGAAGGGGTGGAGGAACACGAATGG GACGATTAA
- the LOC135163769 gene encoding coronin-7 isoform X1, with protein MAWRFKASKYKNATPIVPKPEACIRDICVGSYQTYGNNIAASAAFMAFNVDHNGSSLAVLPLEDCGRKSKTMPLLHAHADTVTDMDFSPFHDGLLATGSQDCLVKLWHIPEAGLEESLCNPEGTFSHRQRRVEVVRWHPTAEHLLTTVSYTNLSLWDVVSQQELFSNNEHSEVIQSVSWKYDGSLLATSCKDKQVRIIDPRGSKSIVHTCPSHQSIKDSRIVWLGNSDRILTTGFDAARLRQVYIRDLRNLSDPVKTLELDCSTGILMPLFDQDTNMLFLAGKGDTTIFYMEVTDKDPFLVEGIRHSGEQTKGVSLVPKRALNVMQAEVNRVLQLTSNMVIPIMYQVPRKSYRDFHGDIYPDTAGCIAQNTADAWIKGHNAPVPKISLDPAKRAKGEEPITIHRGNLAKLKENQQDIKAEQVKAAKSLHSTPKAFVQPTKVQSIVQDREEKKEKRLEPEPEKAEKIEKPERQDKNDDTMRPVETDDDKQKVQNGQSMPPKPLPRSSRANSISEEEPKPVARPRTSPSSGTVVTSVNPNMVGGYKPRLGPKPFQAKSGSQEFSFDKVFSVPVAPNTDTNGYSADSHPIIDSTPPDADKSPTFDSERIKESENGKSDSSSMEEDANSSDSGYKPKTPSTAERRKLFETKVKDESPENEETPGSLERGGLNRNSIAERRRLYESRSVSVTDGNLAEKAMGSPTALRRRDSFKSKSEVLKDDEKGNHDKKIPMLRQQSMDPRLEKPEPITTPTPKRTSTVFGRVSKFRHLKGTPGHKSTHIENIRNISRQISGECDGFHANSDRVAVPLSGPGGKIAVLELKKTGRLPDGVMPALVHGATVMDFAWDPFDNQRLAVACDDGIIRLWEVPAGGLMEPTNEPKFTVEAHTDKIYLIKYHPLAADVLASASYDTTVKIWDLSRMEEGAVARITLGGHTDQIFSLAWSPCGQYLATACKDGKLRVYKPRSCDSPINEGKGPVGTRGARVVWALDGRFLLAIGFDKVSERQIMMFKPDKLNSPLNTVGLDVSPAILMPFYDEDSSTLLLTGRGDSTIYAFEVTEEAPYICPLSHHRCASLHQGLSFLSKNKCDVASVEFASALRLTNNTIEPLSFTVPRIKSELFQDDLFPPTRVTWRASMSAGEWFSGANKQATRVSLKPPGMDCLSENQGSGIVTAPVAAKGQFAVSQQPFGRLNSNEWYKAKHDEIQKNMSNSLGEMIQCSLEQDHMEGVEEHEWDD; from the exons atggctTGGCGATTCAAGGCGTCAAAATACAAGAATGCAACGCCAATAGTGCCAAAGCCAGAGGCATGCATTCGTGATATATGCGTCGGGTCTTATCAGACCTATGGCAACAACATCGCAGCGTCCGCTGCATTTATGGCATTCAATGTTGATCACAATG GATCTAGTCTGGCTGTTTTGCCACTGGAGGACTGCGGAAGGAAGAGCAAAACAATGCCCCTTCTTCATGCACACGCTGACACTGTCACTGATATGGATTTTTCACCATTTCACGATGGATTATTGGCAACTGGCTCCCAGGATTGTCTCGTTAAATTGTGGCACATCCCCGAGGCTGGACTCGAGGAGTCTCTCTGCAATCCTGAGGGTACATTTTCACACAGACAGAGACGAGTCGAGGTTGTACGCTGGCATCCCACCGCTGAACATCTACTGACCACTGTTTCTTATACTAATTTGTCACTCTGGGATGTCGTGTCGCAACAGGAACTCTTCT CAAACAACGAACATTCCGAGGTGATTCAATCAGTCAGCTGGAAGTACGACGGCTCCCTCCTCGCCACCTCCTGCAAGGACAAGCAAGTTCGCATTATCGATCCACGAGGATCAAAATCAATCGTACACACGTGCCCCAGCCATCAAAGTATCAAAGACTCTCGCATTGTCTGGCTGGGGAACAGTGACAGAATATTGACAACTGGCTTTGACGCCGCCCGGCTGCGTCAGGTTTACATCAGGGACCTCAGGAATCTCTCCGACCCTGTGAAAACACTGGAGCTGGACTGCAGCACTGGTATCCTCATGCCACTGTTCGACCAGGACACCAACATGCTGTTCCTGGCAGGCAAGGGGGATACCACCATTTTCTATATGGAAGTCACTGATAAGGATCCATTTTTGGTGGAGGGCATTCGCCACAGTGGGGAACAAACCAAGGGCGTCTCTTTGGTGCCCAAACGTGCACTCAATGTCATGCAGGCTGAGGTTAATAGGGTGCTGCAGTTGACATCAAATATGGTCATTCCAATTATGTATCAGGTGCCAAGAAAG TCGTACAGAGACTTTCACGGTGACATTTATCCAGACACAGCCGGTTGCATTGCTCAAAATACTGCTGATGCATGGATCAAGGGTCACAATGCCCCAGTTCCAAAAATATCCTTGGATCCTGCCAAACGTGCTAAAGGAGAGGAGCCAATAACA ATACACAGAGGAAACTTGGCGAAACTGAAGGAAAACCAGCAGGACATAAAGGCCGAGCAGGTGAAGGCAGCGAAGAGTCTGCATTCTACACCTAAGGCCTTCGTCCAGCCAACAAAGGTGCAGTCAATCGTGCAAGACCGCGAGGAGAAGAAGGAGAAGCGTTTGGAGCCCGAGCCGGAGAAggcggaaaaaattgagaaacctGAAAGACAAGACAAAAACGATGATACAATGAGGCCAGTCGAGACAGATGATGACAAGCAGAAGGTGCAGAATGGCCAATCAATGCCACCAAAGCCATTGCCAAGGTCATCGCGAGCTAACAGCATCTCCGAGGAGGAGCCCAAGCCTGTGGCTAGACCGAGAACATCACCCAGTTCTGGGACTGTTGTCACTTCTGTCAATCCTAATATGGTTGGGGGATACAAG CCGCGTCTGGGTCCTAAGCCCTTCCAAGCCAAATCCGGAAGCCAGGAGTTCTCTTTCGACAAGGTCTTCTCAGTCCCAGTAGCCCCAAACACCGATACAAACGGCTATTCCGCAGATTCTCATCCGATTATAGACAGCACACCACCGGACGCCGACAAATCCCCGACATTCGACAGCGAGCGAATTAAAGAGTCCGAGAACGGCAAGAGTGACTCCTCGTCAATGGAGGAGGACGCCAACTCCAGTGACTCCGGCTACAAACCGAAGACGCCGAGTACCGCTGAGCGTCGCAAATTATTCGAGACGAAAGTGAAGGACGAGTCGCCGGAGAATGAGGAGACACCCGGGAGCTTAGAGCGCGGTGGACTCAACAGAAATTCAATAGCCGAGCGCCGAAGACTCTATGAGAGCAGATCGGTCTCTGTAACCGATGGGAATCTAGCGGAGAAGGCAATGGGCTCGCCCACGGCCCTTCGTCGGAGGGACTCCTTCAAGTCCAAGTCCGAGGTCCTCAAGGACGACGAGAAGG GTAATCacgacaaaaaaattcccatgcTTCGACAGCAGAGTATGGATCCCCGTCTGGAGAAGCCCGAGCCAATAACAACTCCCACCCCAAAAAGAACATCAACAGTTTTCGGAAGAGTTTCAAAATTTCGTCATCTAAAGGGTACACCCGGTCACAAATCAACGCACATCGAGAACATCAGAAACATAAGTCGACAGATATCAGGGGAGTGCGATGGTTTTCACGCCAATTCCGACAGAGTGGCCGTTCCACTGAGTGGTCCAGGTGGCAAAATAGCTGTTCTCGAGTTGAAGAAAACTGGAAGACTACCCGATGGTGTGATGCCAGCTCTCGTACATGGTGCCACTGTCATGGATTTTGCATGGGATCCCTTCGACAATCAGAGGCTAGCAGTTGCCTGTGACGACGGTATCATCAGATTATGGGAGGTGCCGGCTGGTGGGCTGATGGAGCCAACTAATGAGCCCAAGTTCACGGTTGAGGCTCACACTGATAAAATTTATCTGATTAAGTATCATCCACTGGCAGCTGATGTCCTCGCTTCGGCGTCTTATGACACGACTGTTAAAATCTGGGATCTCTCGAGGATGGAGGAGGGGGCAGTGGCTAGAATCACCCTGGGAGGGCACACCGATCAGATCTTCAGTCTTGCTTGGTCACCATGTGGGCAGTATCTGGCGACTGCTTGCAAGGATGGCAAACTGAGGGTTTACAAACCCAGATCTTGTGACAGTCCCATCAATGAGGGAAAGGGCCCAGTGGGAACAAGGGGCGCCAGGGTTGTCTGGGCTCTAGATGGTCGGTTTCTCCTTGCTATCGGCTTCGACAAGGTCTCGGAGAGGCAGATCATGATGTTCAAACCggataaattgaattctccTCTCAATACAGTGGGCCTTGATGTCTCACCAGCAATTCTCATGCCATTTTACGACGAGGACAGTTCCACACTTCTACTTACGGGACGTGGTGACTCGACCATTTACGCGTTTGAAGTCACTGAGGAGGCCCCCTACATCTGCCCACTCAGCCATCATCGATGTGCCAGCCTTCATCAGGGCTTGTCCTTTCTGTCCAAGAACAAATGCGATGTTGCCAGCGTGGAGTTTGCATCTGCTCTGAGGCTCACCAACAACACGATAGAACCACTCAGCTTCACTGTACCCAGGATTAAGAGCGAACTCTTTCAGGATGATCTCTTTCCCCCCACCAGGGTTACATGGAGAGCCAGCATGAGTGCTGGGGAGTGGTTCAGTGGGGCCAATAAACAGGCCACGAGGGTCAGCTTGAAGCCACCTGGAATGGACTGTCTCTCGGAGAATCAGGGCTCTGGCATTGTCACTGCTCCTGTTGCGGCTAAGGGACAATTCGCTGTGTCACAGCAGCCATTTGGCAGACTCAACTCCAATGAGTGGTACAAGGCTAAGCATGATGAG ATCCAAAAGAACATGAGCAACAGTCTGGGGGAGATGATACAATGCTCGCTCGAGCAGGACCACATGGAAGGGGTGGAGGAACACGAATGG GACGATTAA
- the LOC135163769 gene encoding coronin-7 isoform X2, producing the protein MAWRFKASKYKNATPIVPKPEACIRDICVGSYQTYGNNIAASAAFMAFNVDHNGSSLAVLPLEDCGRKSKTMPLLHAHADTVTDMDFSPFHDGLLATGSQDCLVKLWHIPEAGLEESLCNPEGTFSHRQRRVEVVRWHPTAEHLLTTVSYTNLSLWDVVSQQELFSNNEHSEVIQSVSWKYDGSLLATSCKDKQVRIIDPRGSKSIVHTCPSHQSIKDSRIVWLGNSDRILTTGFDAARLRQVYIRDLRNLSDPVKTLELDCSTGILMPLFDQDTNMLFLAGKGDTTIFYMEVTDKDPFLVEGIRHSGEQTKGVSLVPKRALNVMQAEVNRVLQLTSNMVIPIMYQVPRKSYRDFHGDIYPDTAGCIAQNTADAWIKGHNAPVPKISLDPAKRAKGEEPITIHRGNLAKLKENQQDIKAEQVKAAKSLHSTPKAFVQPTKVQSIVQDREEKKEKRLEPEPEKAEKIEKPERQDKNDDTMRPVETDDDKQKVQNGQSMPPKPLPRSSRANSISEEEPKPVARPRTSPSSGTVVTSVNPNMVGGYKPRLGPKPFQAKSGSQEFSFDKVFSVPVAPNTDTNGYSADSHPIIDSTPPDADKSPTFDSERIKESENGKSDSSSMEEDANSSDSGYKPKTPSTAERRKLFETKVKDESPENEETPGSLERGGLNRNSIAERRRLYESRSVSVTDGNLAEKAMGSPTALRRRDSFKSKSEVLKDDEKGNHDKKIPMLRQQSMDPRLEKPEPITTPTPKRTSTVFGRVSKFRHLKGTPGHKSTHIENIRNISRQISGECDGFHANSDRVAVPLSGPGGKIAVLELKKTGRLPDGVMPALVHGATVMDFAWDPFDNQRLAVACDDGIIRLWEVPAGGLMEPTNEPKFTVEAHTDKIYLIKYHPLAADVLASASYDTTVKIWDLSRMEEGAVARITLGGHTDQIFSLAWSPCGQYLATACKDGKLRVYKPRSCDSPINEGKGPVGTRGARVVWALDGRFLLAIGFDKVSERQIMMFKPDKLNSPLNTVGLDVSPAILMPFYDEDSSTLLLTGRGDSTIYAFEVTEEAPYICPLSHHRCASLHQGLSFLSKNKCDVASVEFASALRLTNNTIEPLSFTVPRIKSELFQDDLFPPTRVTWRASMSAGEWFSGANKQATRVSLKPPGMDCLSENQGSGIVTAPVAAKGQFAVSQQPFGRLNSNEWYKAKHDEDD; encoded by the exons atggctTGGCGATTCAAGGCGTCAAAATACAAGAATGCAACGCCAATAGTGCCAAAGCCAGAGGCATGCATTCGTGATATATGCGTCGGGTCTTATCAGACCTATGGCAACAACATCGCAGCGTCCGCTGCATTTATGGCATTCAATGTTGATCACAATG GATCTAGTCTGGCTGTTTTGCCACTGGAGGACTGCGGAAGGAAGAGCAAAACAATGCCCCTTCTTCATGCACACGCTGACACTGTCACTGATATGGATTTTTCACCATTTCACGATGGATTATTGGCAACTGGCTCCCAGGATTGTCTCGTTAAATTGTGGCACATCCCCGAGGCTGGACTCGAGGAGTCTCTCTGCAATCCTGAGGGTACATTTTCACACAGACAGAGACGAGTCGAGGTTGTACGCTGGCATCCCACCGCTGAACATCTACTGACCACTGTTTCTTATACTAATTTGTCACTCTGGGATGTCGTGTCGCAACAGGAACTCTTCT CAAACAACGAACATTCCGAGGTGATTCAATCAGTCAGCTGGAAGTACGACGGCTCCCTCCTCGCCACCTCCTGCAAGGACAAGCAAGTTCGCATTATCGATCCACGAGGATCAAAATCAATCGTACACACGTGCCCCAGCCATCAAAGTATCAAAGACTCTCGCATTGTCTGGCTGGGGAACAGTGACAGAATATTGACAACTGGCTTTGACGCCGCCCGGCTGCGTCAGGTTTACATCAGGGACCTCAGGAATCTCTCCGACCCTGTGAAAACACTGGAGCTGGACTGCAGCACTGGTATCCTCATGCCACTGTTCGACCAGGACACCAACATGCTGTTCCTGGCAGGCAAGGGGGATACCACCATTTTCTATATGGAAGTCACTGATAAGGATCCATTTTTGGTGGAGGGCATTCGCCACAGTGGGGAACAAACCAAGGGCGTCTCTTTGGTGCCCAAACGTGCACTCAATGTCATGCAGGCTGAGGTTAATAGGGTGCTGCAGTTGACATCAAATATGGTCATTCCAATTATGTATCAGGTGCCAAGAAAG TCGTACAGAGACTTTCACGGTGACATTTATCCAGACACAGCCGGTTGCATTGCTCAAAATACTGCTGATGCATGGATCAAGGGTCACAATGCCCCAGTTCCAAAAATATCCTTGGATCCTGCCAAACGTGCTAAAGGAGAGGAGCCAATAACA ATACACAGAGGAAACTTGGCGAAACTGAAGGAAAACCAGCAGGACATAAAGGCCGAGCAGGTGAAGGCAGCGAAGAGTCTGCATTCTACACCTAAGGCCTTCGTCCAGCCAACAAAGGTGCAGTCAATCGTGCAAGACCGCGAGGAGAAGAAGGAGAAGCGTTTGGAGCCCGAGCCGGAGAAggcggaaaaaattgagaaacctGAAAGACAAGACAAAAACGATGATACAATGAGGCCAGTCGAGACAGATGATGACAAGCAGAAGGTGCAGAATGGCCAATCAATGCCACCAAAGCCATTGCCAAGGTCATCGCGAGCTAACAGCATCTCCGAGGAGGAGCCCAAGCCTGTGGCTAGACCGAGAACATCACCCAGTTCTGGGACTGTTGTCACTTCTGTCAATCCTAATATGGTTGGGGGATACAAG CCGCGTCTGGGTCCTAAGCCCTTCCAAGCCAAATCCGGAAGCCAGGAGTTCTCTTTCGACAAGGTCTTCTCAGTCCCAGTAGCCCCAAACACCGATACAAACGGCTATTCCGCAGATTCTCATCCGATTATAGACAGCACACCACCGGACGCCGACAAATCCCCGACATTCGACAGCGAGCGAATTAAAGAGTCCGAGAACGGCAAGAGTGACTCCTCGTCAATGGAGGAGGACGCCAACTCCAGTGACTCCGGCTACAAACCGAAGACGCCGAGTACCGCTGAGCGTCGCAAATTATTCGAGACGAAAGTGAAGGACGAGTCGCCGGAGAATGAGGAGACACCCGGGAGCTTAGAGCGCGGTGGACTCAACAGAAATTCAATAGCCGAGCGCCGAAGACTCTATGAGAGCAGATCGGTCTCTGTAACCGATGGGAATCTAGCGGAGAAGGCAATGGGCTCGCCCACGGCCCTTCGTCGGAGGGACTCCTTCAAGTCCAAGTCCGAGGTCCTCAAGGACGACGAGAAGG GTAATCacgacaaaaaaattcccatgcTTCGACAGCAGAGTATGGATCCCCGTCTGGAGAAGCCCGAGCCAATAACAACTCCCACCCCAAAAAGAACATCAACAGTTTTCGGAAGAGTTTCAAAATTTCGTCATCTAAAGGGTACACCCGGTCACAAATCAACGCACATCGAGAACATCAGAAACATAAGTCGACAGATATCAGGGGAGTGCGATGGTTTTCACGCCAATTCCGACAGAGTGGCCGTTCCACTGAGTGGTCCAGGTGGCAAAATAGCTGTTCTCGAGTTGAAGAAAACTGGAAGACTACCCGATGGTGTGATGCCAGCTCTCGTACATGGTGCCACTGTCATGGATTTTGCATGGGATCCCTTCGACAATCAGAGGCTAGCAGTTGCCTGTGACGACGGTATCATCAGATTATGGGAGGTGCCGGCTGGTGGGCTGATGGAGCCAACTAATGAGCCCAAGTTCACGGTTGAGGCTCACACTGATAAAATTTATCTGATTAAGTATCATCCACTGGCAGCTGATGTCCTCGCTTCGGCGTCTTATGACACGACTGTTAAAATCTGGGATCTCTCGAGGATGGAGGAGGGGGCAGTGGCTAGAATCACCCTGGGAGGGCACACCGATCAGATCTTCAGTCTTGCTTGGTCACCATGTGGGCAGTATCTGGCGACTGCTTGCAAGGATGGCAAACTGAGGGTTTACAAACCCAGATCTTGTGACAGTCCCATCAATGAGGGAAAGGGCCCAGTGGGAACAAGGGGCGCCAGGGTTGTCTGGGCTCTAGATGGTCGGTTTCTCCTTGCTATCGGCTTCGACAAGGTCTCGGAGAGGCAGATCATGATGTTCAAACCggataaattgaattctccTCTCAATACAGTGGGCCTTGATGTCTCACCAGCAATTCTCATGCCATTTTACGACGAGGACAGTTCCACACTTCTACTTACGGGACGTGGTGACTCGACCATTTACGCGTTTGAAGTCACTGAGGAGGCCCCCTACATCTGCCCACTCAGCCATCATCGATGTGCCAGCCTTCATCAGGGCTTGTCCTTTCTGTCCAAGAACAAATGCGATGTTGCCAGCGTGGAGTTTGCATCTGCTCTGAGGCTCACCAACAACACGATAGAACCACTCAGCTTCACTGTACCCAGGATTAAGAGCGAACTCTTTCAGGATGATCTCTTTCCCCCCACCAGGGTTACATGGAGAGCCAGCATGAGTGCTGGGGAGTGGTTCAGTGGGGCCAATAAACAGGCCACGAGGGTCAGCTTGAAGCCACCTGGAATGGACTGTCTCTCGGAGAATCAGGGCTCTGGCATTGTCACTGCTCCTGTTGCGGCTAAGGGACAATTCGCTGTGTCACAGCAGCCATTTGGCAGACTCAACTCCAATGAGTGGTACAAGGCTAAGCATGATGAG GACGATTAA